The genomic stretch TTTCAAGAgtagaatttaaattgatccaaataaataattacaCTTCTCAATTGCCATATAAGGCAATAACTGGCTTATCCGATGTTAGTGGGAACTTCAGCTTTGATGATTTACCAATAAACCAAGGTATTAATGAAACAACtaattttgtattaatgtcatcatcaattgattataatttaaaaccaAATAGAATATTGATTCAATTTACCAACCTCGTTTATCCAAATGAaacaattgaattgaaagTTAAagcatttaaaaattattttggaaGAGAATATATTGCCAATCCTAAAGCTATTAATCCAGATCAATTAGTTGAAATATCAGTTGATCCATATATCAGACTATCTTTAGTCCATGAGGCATCGAGCAGACTCTATTACCAATATAGATCTGGATCTTTATTAACAAGCGGACCATTgggtaatattttaaattctccTTGGAAGATTGCTGGTATAATAGTCGTACTATCCATTATGATATTCCCTACGctaattgaaaaattagatcCAGCAGCTTCTGAATTAATGAAAGAAGAGgcattaaaaaagaaaaaggaaCAATACGTTGTTAAAAagtaatttataatttaaactgtattaattatatattagaTTTTTACGTTTATCTTTGTAGCATTTGAAATAcacattaataatttatttttacattCTACATTCGTATTTCATAAGTGCATTTGTTATAATCAAGCATtattttaacatttttttatttaaacaataaaaat from Henningerozyma blattae CBS 6284 chromosome 4, complete genome encodes the following:
- the SOP4 gene encoding Sop4p (similar to Saccharomyces cerevisiae SOP4 (YJL192C); ancestral locus Anc_1.145), producing the protein MILIQFALLFISIINLSISTSINCKFDTSPHSIDARLVSRVEFKLIQINNYTSQLPYKAITGLSDVSGNFSFDDLPINQGINETTNFVLMSSSIDYNLKPNRILIQFTNLVYPNETIELKVKAFKNYFGREYIANPKAINPDQLVEISVDPYIRLSLVHEASSRLYYQYRSGSLLTSGPLGNILNSPWKIAGIIVVLSIMIFPTLIEKLDPAASELMKEEALKKKKEQYVVKK